The following proteins come from a genomic window of Paenibacillus spongiae:
- a CDS encoding transcriptional regulator, with amino-acid sequence MSQFEQMYEEWMQANIEAEKNHRRRELLIKGLGHGTAEFLRLVWFPAVGHFNHLLPEWEVRDFNNGYRYLDLAYMPGNAKGGIEIQGYGAHARDLDVRRFKDLCRRHCLLTLDGWIFLPIAYPSITDEPQQCQQLILAFIGKFVASDVPSQLTCLEAETVRLARRILRPFTPSELAHHLRVSDRHARRILHKLVELQILKAASGQQRSRTYKLCL; translated from the coding sequence GTGTCGCAATTCGAACAGATGTATGAGGAATGGATGCAGGCTAATATAGAAGCCGAGAAAAACCACAGGAGACGAGAATTGCTGATAAAAGGGCTTGGGCACGGAACGGCGGAATTTTTGCGTTTAGTATGGTTTCCCGCTGTCGGTCATTTCAACCATTTGTTGCCGGAATGGGAAGTGCGCGACTTCAACAATGGCTACCGGTATCTGGATCTGGCCTACATGCCAGGAAACGCAAAAGGAGGAATAGAGATTCAGGGATATGGCGCTCACGCTAGAGATCTTGATGTGAGACGCTTTAAGGATCTGTGCAGACGGCATTGCCTGTTAACGCTGGATGGCTGGATATTCTTGCCTATCGCTTACCCTTCTATTACTGATGAACCTCAACAATGCCAGCAGCTTATCCTTGCTTTTATCGGGAAGTTCGTTGCGTCCGATGTCCCTTCGCAACTAACGTGTTTGGAAGCCGAAACCGTAAGACTAGCAAGACGCATACTCCGGCCATTCACTCCCTCGGAGCTCGCCCATCACCTCAGAGTAAGCGACCGGCATGCAAGGCGTATCTTGCATAAGCTGGTAGAACTTCAAATTTTGAAGGCAGCAAGCGGACAACAACGCTCTCGAACCTATAAGTTGTGTCTGTAG
- a CDS encoding ABC transporter ATP-binding protein → MIAVEQLTKTFSNGKGIFDVSFAVKEGEVYGFLGPNGAGKSTTIRHIMGFMKPDKGHVKVNGLDTWKEQGKVQSHMGYLPGEIAFIEGMTGKSFLDFMARMQGVKDLSMRTRLIDRLQFDVHTPIRKMSKGMKQKVAITAAFMHDPAVIILDEPTSGLDPLMQKVFIEIVLEEKARGKTFLMSSHSFPEIERTCDRAAIIKDGAIMAIKDIHELQSMQRKLFEVIFVHHADAASFMNSGLSIDSHDGNRVRVAIQGDYDRFVEEAAKYKVRSIDVFTQNLEDVFMNYYDKKGTTP, encoded by the coding sequence ATGATAGCCGTTGAGCAATTGACGAAGACATTTTCGAACGGGAAAGGAATATTCGACGTATCGTTCGCAGTGAAGGAAGGCGAAGTATACGGCTTTTTGGGACCGAATGGAGCGGGGAAGTCGACGACGATCAGACATATTATGGGCTTCATGAAGCCGGATAAAGGACATGTGAAGGTGAACGGGCTGGACACGTGGAAGGAGCAGGGGAAGGTTCAATCGCATATGGGCTACCTGCCTGGCGAAATCGCTTTTATCGAAGGAATGACGGGGAAGTCGTTTCTCGATTTCATGGCTCGCATGCAGGGGGTGAAGGACCTGTCCATGCGCACCCGCCTCATTGACCGCCTGCAGTTCGACGTTCATACGCCTATCCGAAAAATGTCCAAGGGCATGAAGCAGAAGGTCGCGATCACAGCCGCGTTCATGCATGATCCTGCCGTCATTATTCTGGATGAACCGACGTCAGGACTCGATCCGCTCATGCAGAAGGTGTTTATTGAAATTGTACTGGAGGAGAAGGCGCGGGGGAAGACGTTCCTCATGTCCTCCCACAGCTTCCCGGAGATCGAGAGAACTTGCGACCGGGCGGCGATTATCAAGGACGGCGCCATCATGGCCATCAAGGATATTCACGAGCTTCAGTCCATGCAGCGCAAGCTGTTCGAAGTGATCTTCGTCCATCATGCGGATGCGGCATCATTTATGAATTCGGGTCTGTCTATCGATTCACACGACGGGAACCGGGTAAGGGTGGCCATCCAGGGCGATTATGATCGTTTCGTGGAAGAGGCGGCAAAATACAAGGTACGCAGCATCGACGTTTTCACCCAGAATCTGGAGGATGTCTTTATGAATTACTATGATAAGAAGGGGACGACGCCATGA
- a CDS encoding oxalate decarboxylase family bicupin, producing MDNSHHKPNQVPQPIRSDGTGAPDYGPRDIMRDRENPDMLVPPVTDSGLIPNLKFSFSDTHMQLNHGGWSREITVRELPIATTLAGVNMSLTPGGVRELHWHQQAEWAYMIWGSARITAVDQDGRNFIADIHQGDLWYFPAGLPHSIQGLAEGCEFLLVFDDGKFSDLNTLSISDWFAHTPKDVLSANFGVPANAFDTIPAEQVYIFQSEVPGSLESQKVDSPYGTVPLSFKHRLLAQSPIQTPGGCVRIADSSNFPISKTVAAALVAIEPGAMRELHWHPNNDEWQYYLTGQGRMTVFGGNGAARTFDYRAGDVGYVPYAFGHYVQNTGNQTLWFLEMFKSDRFADISLNQWMALTPKDLVRHNLHASPELMGSLRKEKWPVVKYPGYSYYPR from the coding sequence ATGGACAATTCACATCACAAGCCCAATCAGGTTCCGCAGCCGATCCGAAGCGATGGTACCGGAGCGCCTGATTACGGCCCGAGGGATATTATGCGGGACAGGGAAAATCCCGATATGCTGGTTCCGCCCGTTACGGATTCCGGCTTGATTCCGAATCTCAAATTCTCCTTCTCCGACACGCATATGCAGCTGAATCACGGCGGCTGGTCCCGTGAAATTACGGTCCGGGAATTGCCGATTGCGACTACGCTTGCCGGCGTTAATATGAGCCTGACCCCTGGCGGCGTCCGGGAGCTGCACTGGCACCAGCAGGCCGAATGGGCTTATATGATCTGGGGCAGCGCACGGATTACAGCTGTAGACCAAGATGGACGGAATTTCATCGCCGATATCCATCAGGGCGATCTCTGGTACTTTCCGGCAGGACTGCCGCATTCCATTCAAGGCCTAGCGGAAGGCTGCGAATTTCTGCTCGTGTTTGATGACGGTAAATTCTCGGATTTAAATACGCTGTCGATCTCGGATTGGTTCGCACACACCCCGAAGGACGTCCTGTCCGCCAATTTCGGCGTGCCCGCGAATGCGTTCGATACCATTCCCGCCGAACAGGTCTATATTTTTCAGTCCGAAGTCCCGGGATCGCTTGAAAGTCAGAAGGTCGACTCCCCTTACGGAACCGTCCCGCTCAGCTTCAAGCATCGTCTATTGGCCCAATCGCCCATACAAACGCCCGGAGGATGCGTACGAATCGCGGATTCCTCCAATTTCCCGATTTCAAAAACAGTTGCAGCTGCACTGGTGGCGATCGAGCCCGGCGCAATGAGAGAGCTTCACTGGCATCCGAATAATGACGAATGGCAGTATTACCTTACCGGACAAGGCCGGATGACGGTGTTTGGCGGCAACGGAGCTGCGCGCACATTCGATTACCGTGCGGGAGACGTCGGTTATGTTCCATATGCCTTTGGCCATTACGTGCAGAACACAGGCAATCAAACACTATGGTTTCTGGAGATGTTCAAGAGCGACCGTTTCGCCGATATATCATTGAATCAATGGATGGCGCTCACGCCGAAGGACCTGGTCCGTCATAATCTCCATGCCTCCCCCGAACTGATGGGCTCGCTCAGGAAGGAGAAGTGGCCTGTCGTTAAATATCCGGGATATTCCTATTATCCCAGATAA
- a CDS encoding TetR/AcrR family transcriptional regulator: MQNDDRLDEVINDLPHGVALSWGFVKQSTRGPKGELSIKQIVDAAIAIADKDGLSAVSMNRVAQSLGYSTMSLYRYITGKEDLLILMQDAACDIPIPPDNPDADWRENMREYVQATIQVFRKHPWMGDIPIPSIPTTPNNLQVIDWALRFMRDFPLNDYEKMSIILLLSSYARSSGIIQRDMDRAVQSGTSPETFSGFYYTAALKRLVKPERFPDLHPVVASGAYTGENESDNTVGNDFDFGLERILDGIASYLERKETP; encoded by the coding sequence ATGCAGAATGACGACCGATTGGATGAAGTTATAAATGACTTGCCCCATGGCGTGGCACTGAGCTGGGGGTTCGTCAAGCAGTCCACAAGAGGGCCTAAGGGCGAGCTGAGCATCAAACAAATCGTCGATGCAGCGATCGCGATCGCCGACAAGGACGGACTTTCGGCTGTTTCGATGAACCGGGTTGCCCAATCGTTGGGCTATTCCACCATGTCCCTCTACAGGTATATCACCGGCAAGGAAGACCTGCTCATCCTCATGCAGGATGCGGCGTGCGATATTCCGATACCGCCGGATAACCCTGACGCGGATTGGCGTGAAAACATGCGGGAATATGTACAGGCTACCATTCAAGTCTTTCGGAAGCATCCGTGGATGGGCGACATCCCGATTCCCAGTATTCCGACGACGCCGAACAATCTTCAAGTTATCGACTGGGCGCTCCGGTTCATGCGTGATTTTCCGCTCAATGATTATGAGAAAATGTCGATCATCCTGCTGTTAAGCAGCTACGCGAGATCGTCGGGGATCATTCAGCGGGACATGGACCGCGCCGTTCAGTCGGGCACAAGCCCCGAAACCTTCAGCGGGTTTTATTATACCGCCGCGCTGAAGCGGCTCGTCAAGCCGGAACGCTTTCCGGACCTGCATCCGGTCGTCGCTTCCGGCGCATACACCGGGGAGAATGAGAGCGACAATACGGTCGGCAACGACTTCGATTTCGGTCTGGAGCGAATACTGGACGGCATCGCTTCTTACCTCGAACGCAAGGAGACGCCTTAA
- a CDS encoding IS3 family transposase, with translation MKRRFRCPVQVKKELVVEVLSGYRTEVVARQHGMSPKTLSNWVRQYQDEVDELMAKKRDDAEKLKQDAAELEELQQRYDQAIKQLGEKELELSILRELVKKAPRLETALAWIERGHPVRTVLRICDVPRSTYYYHLRHPERRKPVSTGRSIPGYSYDKTGKVVSDIRIKTYLRRLFQGPNASFGYRKMTVLLRRRYRLVINKKKVYRLCKELHLLAPQRETSHSVPKKIANNRTVTGPNQLWQLDIKYGYIAGVRRHFYLASIIDVFDRAIVAYHRGKTCSTSDVIRTVQKALLKRNIHEQADKLVIRTDNGPQFISKAFYAFCEQAGVEHERIPNQTPNKNAYIESFHSILERECYLRNCFERYEEAFAEVDRFIRYYNNDRIHGSLKDWPPKEYLRLVTSGALKPKEIAL, from the coding sequence ATGAAGAGACGGTTTCGGTGCCCCGTTCAAGTGAAGAAGGAGTTAGTGGTTGAAGTGTTATCCGGTTATCGAACAGAAGTGGTAGCACGTCAACACGGAATGTCCCCAAAAACGCTTAGTAACTGGGTCCGGCAATACCAGGATGAGGTGGACGAACTGATGGCAAAGAAACGTGACGATGCAGAAAAACTAAAGCAAGATGCAGCCGAACTGGAGGAGCTCCAGCAACGATATGACCAAGCGATCAAGCAGCTGGGTGAGAAGGAATTAGAGCTCAGCATATTAAGAGAGCTGGTAAAAAAAGCACCCCGACTGGAGACAGCGCTAGCATGGATTGAACGAGGTCATCCCGTTCGGACGGTGCTACGAATCTGTGATGTGCCTCGCTCCACGTATTACTACCACTTGCGGCATCCTGAAAGGCGGAAGCCTGTAAGTACGGGACGTTCGATTCCGGGCTATTCGTACGATAAAACAGGAAAAGTTGTCAGCGATATTCGGATAAAGACGTATTTACGACGTCTGTTTCAAGGGCCCAACGCATCTTTTGGCTACCGGAAAATGACCGTCTTGTTGCGTCGGAGATACCGGTTGGTCATCAACAAGAAGAAAGTGTACCGGCTTTGCAAGGAACTTCACCTACTTGCTCCACAGCGAGAAACAAGCCATTCCGTACCCAAAAAGATCGCGAATAACCGGACCGTTACAGGACCAAACCAACTGTGGCAGTTGGATATTAAGTACGGGTATATCGCCGGAGTGCGCCGACACTTCTACCTTGCAAGCATCATCGATGTGTTCGACCGTGCCATTGTGGCGTACCATCGGGGCAAAACATGCAGCACAAGTGATGTCATAAGGACGGTACAAAAAGCCTTACTGAAACGCAACATACATGAGCAAGCTGACAAGCTGGTGATTCGGACGGACAATGGGCCTCAGTTCATTAGCAAAGCCTTCTATGCCTTTTGTGAGCAGGCAGGCGTTGAGCATGAGCGTATCCCGAACCAAACGCCAAATAAGAACGCGTATATTGAATCGTTCCACAGCATTTTGGAGAGGGAATGTTACCTCCGCAATTGCTTTGAACGTTACGAAGAAGCTTTTGCTGAGGTCGATCGATTCATTCGTTATTACAACAATGATCGTATTCACGGCAGTCTTAAAGACTGGCCTCCCAAAGAATACTTACGTTTGGTTACCTCCGGAGCACTAAAACCGAAAGAAATTGCGCTATGA
- a CDS encoding ABC transporter permease produces the protein MNATLYKQMLKVNIKGFMNYSFGSAFYILLMFWLYPGIASKTEAIDELVQAMPKGIGKAFGLNGFGSAEAFISGEYYGLILVLILSIVCVQLSTQLMAKLVDQGSMAYLLSTKATRGRVAFTQAAVLVTGLFLIMAITTIAGFAGNAWFLGAEYALDTSTFIRMNAAAFLLFFAVGGISFLVSSLSNDEKKAFGISGMIAFGFFSLDLLGKLSESVDWIRNLSIYSLYQPGEIINGEDLLLSFILLALIGLISFSLAILLFRKRDLPL, from the coding sequence ATGAATGCCACTTTATATAAGCAGATGCTCAAAGTGAACATAAAGGGCTTTATGAATTATTCATTCGGTTCTGCGTTCTACATTCTGCTCATGTTCTGGTTGTATCCCGGTATCGCCAGCAAAACGGAAGCCATCGACGAGCTTGTCCAAGCGATGCCGAAAGGAATAGGGAAGGCATTCGGACTAAACGGGTTCGGCAGTGCGGAGGCGTTCATCTCAGGGGAATATTACGGACTCATTCTGGTTCTCATCCTGTCGATCGTATGTGTCCAGTTATCGACGCAGCTTATGGCAAAACTAGTGGATCAGGGCTCCATGGCTTATTTATTGTCCACCAAGGCGACAAGGGGGCGTGTCGCTTTTACGCAGGCGGCCGTGTTGGTTACGGGACTGTTCCTGATCATGGCGATTACGACCATCGCCGGTTTTGCCGGAAACGCATGGTTTCTGGGGGCTGAGTATGCGCTTGATACTTCTACCTTTATTCGGATGAATGCCGCGGCCTTCTTGCTCTTCTTTGCTGTCGGAGGAATCTCCTTTCTGGTGTCCTCGCTTTCCAATGACGAGAAGAAGGCGTTTGGCATTTCCGGAATGATCGCATTTGGTTTCTTCAGTTTGGATCTGCTGGGCAAACTCAGTGAAAGCGTCGATTGGATCCGAAACCTCTCCATCTATTCGCTGTATCAGCCTGGCGAAATTATTAACGGGGAAGATCTCTTGCTGTCTTTCATCCTGCTGGCCCTGATCGGACTGATCTCGTTCAGCCTGGCCATTCTGCTATTCCGCAAACGGGATCTGCCCTTATAA
- a CDS encoding ABC transporter permease codes for MTNPQYPVKSASFVTTNAVFIGRAIRLSMRNPEALLMAIMLPIMLLLLFTYVFGGAIDPVGNYVNYVVPGIILLCAGFGSSSTAVSVAEDMTNGIIDRFRTMPIHSLSVITGHVAASLARNLLATGIVIGAAMLIGFRPSANGWEWLGALGVITLFILTFTWLFAAIGLLSGSPAAASGYGFALLFLPYLSSAFVPTGTMPVWLRGVADHQPITPVIETIRGLLTGTPIQHSAWIASLWCLAILLLSIVLCVWAFRRKAARR; via the coding sequence ATGACAAATCCGCAATATCCGGTTAAGTCCGCATCCTTCGTTACCACGAATGCCGTCTTCATCGGCCGCGCCATTCGTCTTAGCATGCGCAACCCCGAAGCTCTCCTCATGGCCATTATGCTCCCGATCATGCTGTTATTGTTGTTCACCTACGTATTCGGCGGCGCGATCGACCCCGTCGGCAATTACGTGAATTACGTCGTGCCGGGCATCATTCTGTTATGTGCCGGATTCGGATCGTCGTCAACCGCCGTGAGCGTTGCCGAGGACATGACGAATGGCATCATCGACCGGTTCCGGACCATGCCGATACACAGCCTGAGCGTTATAACCGGGCATGTAGCCGCCAGCCTCGCCCGCAACCTGCTGGCAACCGGCATCGTGATCGGCGCCGCGATGCTCATCGGATTCCGGCCTTCCGCCAATGGCTGGGAATGGCTCGGGGCGTTAGGCGTCATTACCCTATTTATTCTCACCTTCACCTGGTTATTCGCAGCGATCGGGCTGCTCAGCGGAAGTCCTGCGGCAGCGAGCGGGTATGGATTCGCGCTGCTCTTCCTTCCTTACCTCTCCAGCGCCTTCGTCCCGACGGGCACCATGCCGGTCTGGTTACGGGGAGTCGCGGATCATCAGCCCATTACTCCGGTTATCGAAACCATCCGCGGACTGCTTACCGGCACCCCGATTCAGCACAGCGCATGGATCGCCTCCTTGTGGTGCCTGGCTATCCTCCTCCTATCCATTGTGTTGTGCGTGTGGGCATTCCGCCGCAAAGCCGCTCGCAGGTGA
- a CDS encoding endo-beta-N-acetylglucosaminidase, whose protein sequence is MTENVNSHQPTIHGYHAKDIKNWSPETDPHAKYLRSRVPLAKRITPFAATQANPGLSSKPQVMNLAPDYNNMKTGYKYNDTFCCNLLKFWQYTDFYGSWHGVPVTGSDIDSPDYGVINIPNPAYTDAAHRNGVLSLGCWFWPREVQFSDLLEQLADGSFPVADKMIEMAEYFGFDGYFFNQEAAVSPEDASKLLEMVKYLRKKAPAHFHIQWYDAMLPDGSLKYQNQFNAKNSPWMIDNGEPGIHSMFVNYAWNEKRINDSVEFAKSLGLDPYQVLFPGTENYKYAYNPPYDTRAIFPEGAEPRTSWALFGTDFTWDRYSNKFDPDDQEAVHKRERLYWSGPTEDPTDRIGRTLYEPYPDPFHEVDPWEYRKWDGVAHYIPERSVIGGYPFVTRFNTGHGRAFFVEGQVSSAKEWNNAGIQDILPSWQWWVRSGGSEAPLNVSYDYSVAYNGGSSLKVSGTLGPDNTTEVRLFKTKLSVSPEVGLSVTYRTAAAAATSKLKVGLLFEDDPSDFVWLEIGGGTNAAWSKRTVSLEAYSGRTIAAIGLGFESTAKSSEHAFYIGELALNDAPASRPAAPTGFRVDQAYFNDNKAELFLSWDFASSGVWYYEINRLKSDGGKEVIGRIYDEVYYVKGLEQVGGEPTAELELTAVGFDGTASDPAHAQINFC, encoded by the coding sequence ATGACAGAAAACGTAAATTCGCATCAACCGACTATACACGGTTATCATGCGAAGGACATCAAGAATTGGAGCCCGGAAACGGACCCGCACGCCAAATATTTGCGCTCTCGTGTTCCGCTGGCGAAACGGATTACTCCGTTTGCGGCAACACAGGCCAATCCGGGGTTAAGCTCGAAGCCGCAAGTTATGAACTTAGCCCCTGATTACAACAACATGAAGACCGGGTATAAATACAATGATACGTTTTGCTGCAATCTGCTGAAATTTTGGCAATATACCGATTTTTACGGCTCGTGGCACGGTGTGCCGGTAACCGGTTCCGATATTGATTCTCCGGACTACGGCGTCATTAATATTCCGAATCCGGCCTATACCGACGCGGCCCACCGCAACGGCGTATTGAGCCTTGGATGCTGGTTCTGGCCAAGGGAAGTTCAGTTCTCGGACTTGCTCGAGCAGCTGGCGGACGGTTCTTTCCCGGTGGCGGATAAAATGATCGAGATGGCCGAATATTTTGGCTTTGACGGCTATTTCTTCAATCAGGAAGCGGCGGTTTCGCCGGAGGATGCCTCGAAGCTGCTCGAGATGGTCAAATATTTGCGCAAAAAAGCGCCGGCTCATTTTCATATTCAATGGTATGACGCGATGCTGCCCGATGGATCGTTAAAATATCAAAATCAATTTAACGCAAAAAACTCGCCTTGGATGATCGATAACGGCGAACCCGGCATTCATAGCATGTTTGTCAATTATGCATGGAACGAGAAGAGAATTAACGATTCCGTCGAATTCGCCAAAAGCCTAGGACTTGATCCGTATCAGGTGCTGTTTCCAGGGACGGAAAATTATAAATACGCTTACAATCCTCCCTACGATACAAGAGCGATTTTCCCGGAAGGCGCCGAGCCGCGAACGAGCTGGGCTTTATTCGGCACCGATTTTACTTGGGACCGATATTCGAACAAGTTCGATCCGGACGATCAGGAAGCGGTGCATAAGCGGGAAAGACTGTACTGGTCGGGCCCAACGGAAGATCCGACCGACCGCATTGGGCGGACATTGTATGAACCGTACCCGGATCCGTTTCACGAAGTCGATCCTTGGGAGTACCGGAAGTGGGACGGCGTCGCGCATTACATTCCGGAACGCTCGGTAATCGGCGGATACCCGTTCGTTACCCGGTTCAATACAGGCCACGGGAGAGCTTTTTTCGTAGAAGGCCAAGTTTCCAGCGCGAAGGAATGGAATAACGCCGGAATCCAGGATATTTTGCCAAGCTGGCAGTGGTGGGTTCGAAGCGGCGGCTCCGAAGCGCCTCTTAACGTTTCGTATGACTACAGCGTTGCCTATAACGGTGGCTCTTCATTGAAAGTTTCGGGTACGCTCGGTCCGGATAATACGACGGAAGTGAGATTGTTCAAAACAAAACTTTCCGTATCGCCGGAAGTGGGCTTGTCCGTAACGTATCGAACGGCCGCGGCTGCCGCAACGTCGAAATTAAAGGTTGGACTTCTGTTCGAAGACGATCCATCCGATTTCGTCTGGCTGGAAATCGGCGGCGGCACAAACGCAGCATGGAGCAAGAGAACGGTTAGTCTGGAAGCCTACTCGGGTAGAACGATCGCCGCGATTGGTCTCGGATTCGAGTCAACTGCGAAATCATCCGAGCATGCCTTCTATATCGGCGAGCTGGCTCTGAACGATGCGCCTGCGTCAAGACCTGCCGCGCCAACGGGCTTCCGGGTGGACCAGGCTTATTTCAACGACAACAAAGCGGAATTATTTTTGTCATGGGATTTTGCTTCGTCCGGCGTCTGGTATTACGAGATTAACCGGTTGAAATCCGATGGCGGCAAAGAGGTTATCGGGAGAATATACGATGAAGTGTATTATGTGAAGGGACTGGAACAAGTCGGCGGCGAGCCAACGGCTGAGCTTGAGCTGACGGCGGTTGGCTTCGACGGTACGGCGAGCGATCCAGCACACGCGCAAATCAATTTTTGTTAA
- a CDS encoding VOC family protein → MSKELWLNLPVKDVKKSKEFYTRIGFSLNPQHPNTDEAVSLIVGDNKVVVMLFPESTFKGFTRNEIADTKQATEVLISIGADSREEVEELAKKAAEAGGTVFCEPEGQGWMYSAGFADLDGHRWNVLYMDMSQMA, encoded by the coding sequence ATGTCCAAGGAATTATGGCTTAACCTCCCGGTTAAAGACGTCAAGAAGTCCAAAGAGTTCTACACCCGTATCGGATTTTCCTTGAACCCTCAGCATCCTAATACTGATGAGGCGGTCAGCTTGATCGTAGGGGATAACAAGGTCGTCGTGATGCTGTTTCCGGAATCTACGTTCAAGGGTTTTACACGAAATGAAATCGCAGATACGAAGCAGGCAACCGAGGTGTTAATATCAATCGGTGCGGACAGCCGGGAAGAAGTCGAAGAATTGGCGAAGAAGGCCGCTGAAGCCGGAGGCACAGTTTTCTGCGAGCCGGAAGGACAAGGCTGGATGTACAGCGCAGGGTTCGCCGATTTGGACGGGCATCGGTGGAATGTGCTGTATATGGATATGAGCCAGATGGCCTAA
- a CDS encoding TetR/AcrR family transcriptional regulator produces the protein MNGFERRANRIKEKIMKATMEMLQTLEPKRIRIADISKRANVSQVTIYNYFGSKEALLREVFVNFVDKAIRDFEEYMNGNHSLKDKIEHIIFMEKEAYRELRPGVIKELMIEDHELARYVEKLYKEKTIPWTVRIIEEGKMSGEIAKNVSAENVLAFIQLYMNQYDTILEMAAQSGDMDNFLEGMVQMFFYGICGKP, from the coding sequence ATGAATGGATTCGAGAGAAGAGCCAATCGGATAAAAGAAAAAATCATGAAGGCCACCATGGAGATGCTCCAGACGCTGGAACCCAAGCGGATCCGGATCGCAGATATTTCCAAGAGGGCTAACGTTTCACAGGTGACGATCTATAACTATTTCGGCAGCAAAGAGGCCCTTCTTCGGGAAGTGTTCGTGAACTTCGTGGATAAAGCCATTCGCGACTTCGAGGAGTATATGAACGGGAACCATTCGTTGAAGGATAAGATCGAGCATATTATTTTCATGGAGAAAGAAGCCTACAGAGAGCTGCGCCCCGGTGTGATCAAGGAGCTCATGATCGAGGATCATGAATTAGCCCGTTATGTCGAAAAGCTATATAAGGAGAAAACGATCCCTTGGACCGTTCGAATCATTGAAGAAGGAAAAATGAGCGGCGAAATTGCAAAGAACGTATCCGCCGAGAACGTCCTGGCGTTCATTCAACTCTATATGAATCAGTATGATACGATCCTGGAAATGGCTGCGCAAAGCGGGGATATGGATAACTTCCTGGAAGGGATGGTTCAGATGTTCTTCTATGGCATCTGCGGAAAACCGTAA
- a CDS encoding ATP-binding cassette domain-containing protein → MSRWAIEIKGLRKKFGNQVVLDGIDLQVPAGTIYALLGPNAAGKTTLIHILTTLVAADEGSVKVAGYDVAADQLDVKRSISLTGQFAAVDEMLTGEENLRMLCRLSGLTALESRVRTLDLLDHFDLTSAANKRVKTYSGGMRRRLDLAISLVIDRPVLFLDEPTTGLDTSSRRALWDIILKLKERGITVFLTTQYLEEADQLADMIAVIAGGRVQATGTAEELKSRIGGEVIELRDENEEIIRVVPTSGSIRDIRQTLNELISSLPGHTRMSIRKPSMDDVFLALTSRQLEESRHDKSAISG, encoded by the coding sequence ATGAGCAGATGGGCCATTGAGATTAAAGGCTTGCGCAAGAAATTCGGCAATCAGGTTGTGCTTGACGGCATCGATCTTCAAGTTCCGGCGGGTACGATCTATGCGCTGCTCGGTCCCAACGCGGCCGGAAAGACGACGCTGATTCATATTCTGACCACGCTTGTTGCCGCGGACGAGGGATCGGTCAAAGTCGCCGGTTACGATGTCGCGGCTGATCAGCTTGATGTGAAGCGGTCGATCAGCCTCACAGGACAATTCGCGGCTGTCGACGAGATGCTCACCGGCGAAGAGAATTTGCGGATGCTTTGCAGGCTATCGGGGCTTACGGCTTTGGAATCCCGCGTTAGGACCCTCGATCTGCTCGATCATTTTGACCTGACATCGGCGGCGAACAAGCGGGTTAAGACCTACTCGGGCGGTATGCGCCGACGGCTGGATCTCGCCATCAGCCTGGTGATCGACCGGCCGGTTCTGTTCCTGGATGAGCCGACGACAGGTCTCGATACGTCGAGCCGGCGGGCGTTATGGGATATCATCTTGAAGCTGAAGGAACGCGGAATAACGGTATTCCTGACGACGCAGTACTTGGAAGAGGCGGATCAACTGGCCGATATGATCGCAGTCATTGCGGGCGGCCGCGTTCAGGCGACCGGTACCGCCGAAGAATTGAAATCGCGCATTGGCGGCGAGGTGATCGAACTGCGCGACGAGAACGAGGAAATCATCCGGGTCGTCCCGACAAGCGGCAGCATCCGCGATATCAGACAGACCCTTAACGAACTTATATCTTCACTCCCCGGTCATACGCGCATGAGCATTCGCAAGCCTAGTATGGATGACGTGTTCCTGGCTTTGACATCCCGACAATTGGAGGAATCCCGTCATGACAAATCCGCAATATCCGGTTAA